The Polaribacter sp. KT25b genome contains the following window.
ATTGATACTAAAAGTAGTAAACAGCTAAATAATAATTTGTTCATTATATAATTTTTAGGTTTTATTAATTTTTGACAAAAATATAAAATTTATTTAGATTGATTAAAAATAAGGTATATATTTGCCGAAAATTATTAAGAATGTTTCTAAATAAAGGAATTATTATTGTTTTAACTTTATTTGCAGTTGCTAGTTTTTGTCAAGAGAAAAAAAAAGACTCAGCAAGAATTACTGTATTAGACGAAGTAGTTGTTACTGGGCAATACAATCCAGCATCAATAAAAAAATCTGTTCATAATGTAACTGTAATTAAAAGAGAGCAGATAGAAAGTCAAGCAGCAAATAACTTGGCAGATTTATTAAATTTCAATTTAAACTTAACAATTATTCCTAGTTCTCAAACAGGAAAATCTACTATTTCATTTTTTGGTTTAGACTCTCAATATTTTAATATTTTGGCAGATAACATTCCAATTGTAAGCGATAATGGTTTAGGTAATAATATAGATTTAACACAAATTAATTTAGAAGATATAGAGCGTATAGAAATTGTAGAAGGTGCAATGGGCGTAGAGTATGGAGCAAATGCAGTCTCTGGTGTAATAAATATCATCACTAAAAAAAATATAGACACTAAGTGGCGCATTAATACTTCTATACAAGAAGAAACTATTAGCAATGAATATGCATTGTTTAATAAAGGAAGGCATATACAAACATTTAATGTTGCTAATAATATTAATAAAAATTGGTTTGCAAGAATTGGTGTAAATAGAAATGATTTTAAAGGTTTTTACAATGAAAAGCAAGGTGGAAATTATTATAAGAACGATGGTTTAAGAGGTTTTGATTGGTTGCCAAAGCAACAATTTAGTACTACAGGATTATTGCAATATCAAAGAGAAAATTTTAAGCTTTTTTACAAATTTGAATATTTTAATGAGCTTTTAAATTATTATGACGCCAGTGTTAGAGCAAATATAAATACCCAAGCACAAACAAGTAACCCGTCTGCAACAGATAAAATTTTTACAACAAATAGATTTGTAAATAATATAAATCTTAGTGGTAAATTAAATACAGGAGCAGTTTATAATGCATCTTTTTCATTTCAAGAACAAAAAAGGAATTTAAACGAATTTAACTTATTTATTTTAAGTAAAGAAAGAAGTAATGAAACGGATGAAGTTTATCAATCTAGTAAAGTTTTCTTTTCTAAAGGAAGTATTAATAATTTTGTAAAAAGTGATTTTTTTAATATTCAATTAGGTTACGAAACAAGATTTATAAGTGGTTTTGATACACAGGCTTCAGGTGATGTTACTCAGCAAGATAAAACACAATCTCAAGATAATTATGCTGTTTATGGCTCATCAGAATTTACGATTTCTGATGCTTTTTTAGTAAGACATGGAATTAGATATGAATATAATTCTCTTTTTAAATCTAAAATTTTAGCTTCTATTAGTGCACGTTATTTAATGAAAAAAGGATTTGAACTACGTGCAAATATTGGAACTTCCTACAGAACTCCAAATTTTGAAGAATTGTATTATTACTTTGTAGATTCTAATCATGATCTTAGAGGTAACGAAAACTTAAATCCAGAAAATGGATTTACGTCTTTTATCAACCTAAAAAAATATAGTTATTTAGATGATTATTCAGTATTAAATACTATTAAAATTAGTTATTTAAATGTTGCTGATAAAATAGATTTGGCAATCGTTAATCCTACACCGTTACAATATCAATATATTAATATTGATGCTTATAAATTATGGGGAATTTCATCAGAAAATAGCATTAAAAAAGATAATTGGACTTTTAATTTTGGAGCTACTTTACAAGGTATTTCTAGAATTTTAAATAATGAAGTTAATGCAGAAAACAACTATTTATATTCTTTTCAATTAAACACAAGAGCAAGCTATAACATAAAAAAATGGCAAACAACAGTTACCTTATTATTAAAACATAATGGTAGTCAGCAAGATTATATTGCTTCAGAGACAGATGCTGATGGAAACTCGATATTCTCAAAATCAACAACCAGTGCTTATAATTGGTTAGATGCTTCCATTAAGAAATCATTTTTTAAAAATAAAATTCAAGCAACTTTAGGAGGTAGAAATTTATTTGATGTTACTAATGTTAATGTTAGTAACTCAGGTGCAGGAGGAACTCACGCTTCTAACAACAACTCTTTACTACTCGGCTATGGACGCTCTTATTACTTAAAACTATTATATAACCTTAATTTTTAAATTTATTAATATGACAAACAAATTTTTAACTTTTATTTTATGCTCAGCTGTATTTTCATTTACAAGTTGTAGTAGCGATGACTCACCAATAGAACCAATAAAAGTGGTCATAGAAGGTGCATCAATTTCTCCAGAAGTTGGTGGCCCAAATGAACCTAATCAAGTATATATTGATTTAAGTACAAATACAACCAATGCAGTAAAAAGAGATTCTTGGGACTTAGGTTTTTATGCTGGATCAGAATATAGAGTAACTTTAAACGGATCTCTCTACATGGCAGCAGGTCAATTATCAGAAACAGATATAGATGTAGTAATTTCTACTTCTGCAGAAGTACAAGAATTACAACCAAAAGTTGCAGTAGGTACTTTTGATGCAGCAAATACTACTTATGTAGATTCGCCAGATGGAACAATAACAGCAACAGCAATTGCAGAAATTTCTGCTACGGATGCTAATAATAAAGTGTATTTGTTAAATTTAGGAGATGAAATAGGTACTGAAACACCAGCAACAGGAAGTGTAGATATTTCTGATGATTCTAGAGGATGGAAAAAAATAAGGATTTTAAAAAGCGGAAATGATTATGTTTTACAATACGCAGATTTAGATGCTACAACTCATAAAGAAATAACAATTTCTAAAAGCGCAACTCATAGTTTTACTTTTTTCAGTTTTAATACAGAAAGTGAAGTTATAGTAGCGCCAGAAAAAACAAAATGGGATTTAAACTTTACTGTTTTTACAAATGAAATTTCAGGATACGGTTCTTACGGATATTCAGATTACGTAACAAATAATACAAAAGCAGAAGTAAAAGTGTATATGATTGATACAGATGTAGATGCTTTTACTTACGATAGTTTTTCGCTATTAGATGTAAATAATACAAACTTTACAAACGATCAACGAAGTATTGGTAGTAGTTGGAGAAATGGAGGAGGACCAGGTAGTTTACCTTCATTAAAAGAAAATGTGTTTTATATTGTAAAAGATACAGATGGTAATTTATACAAGCTTAAATTTTTAGCATTAACAAACGCTGATGGTGAGCGTGGTCATCCAGAATTTGTATATAGTTTATTACAATAGTTTATTTTTTATGACTAATTATTACGAGTTTTAATATTAGCATTACACAACCGAATTATTTCTATAATTCGGTTTTTTCTTGTCGTTTCTCTTTTTGCTTGGTGTATCCAATACAAATAGCTCTTTCTGTAACTTGGTGCAAAATTCTTAAAGTTGATAAAAGCAGTTTTATTTTTATTAAATTCAGCTTGTAAATCATTAGGAATTATACCTTTTTCAACTACATCTAAAGCAAACCAAGAACCATTTTGTTTTGCTATTTCAATAATTTCTAATCCTTTTTGATGCATTAAATTATCAGCAATTAAGTTTTTAATGTGTTTTTTATTAACAGCGCTCCAAACACTTTTTTGTTTTCTAGGGCAAAAATATTGTCTTCGTTTTCCATCACCCAAACTCTTAACAGTGGCATCTATCCAACCAAAACACAAAGCAACTTTAACAGCTTCTTCCCAACGCATGGATTCCTCTTTATTTTCTATTTTATAAAATATTAGATAAACACCTTTTGAAAATTCATGATTTTTAGATAGCCAATTTCTCCATTCAATATCATTTTTAAAGTAAAATACTTCGATTTCTTTCATAATTTATTATGTTAAGAATAACTCTTTTAGTTTTATTATCCAATTTTTGGGCTTTGAAATTTCAAATTTTTAAGAGTTTTTACATATAAAGAGGAAAATAAGAAAATAATTTTTATCATTCCCTATTTACTATTTTTTGATACTCATAATTATCACAATCATAAAAATGGGGCTAGAAATAACGATACTACTCGTATGTTTTGGTTGCTTGTAATTTTTTAATTAAATTAAGTTTTATTAATGATTTACTCTTAAAAATACAATGAAATGACCCTAAAAAGCTTAATAACTGAAAATAGAATAAAATTATTATCATTTGATATTGATAATACCTTAATTGATTTTCACACCTATAAAAGTAACTTTAAAAAAATATGGGAAAAGTATCAAGATCAAAACGAAGTAATTTTAACGTATAATACGGGGCGACTAATAGACGACGTGTTACATTTAATTGAAAAAGGAGTGTTGCCAGAACCAGATTATATTATTTCTGGTGTTGGTACACATATTTATAATTTTAAAAAAGGAGCTGTAGAAAAAGAATTTAATGATGTTTTAGATGATGGTTGGAATCTTGAATCTGTAGAAAATATAGTTCAAAGAATAGAACATCCAATAAGTGATCAACCAAGTAAATTTCAACATTCTTACAAGAGAAGTTATTTTTTTCATGATGCAAGTACAGAACTTATAGAAAGCATAGAACAAGATTTTGTTGATGCAGATATGGATGTGAATATTGTGTATTCTGGCAATAAATTTTTAGATGTTTTGCCAAAATGGGCAAATAAAGGAAATGCTTTACAATGGCTGTTAAGAATGTTAGGTTTAAAATCAAATCAGGTTTTAGTAGCGGGAGATAGTGGTAACGATTCTGCAATGTTCGATTTAAAAGATGTTTTTGGAATTGTAGTTGCAAATGCTCATGACGAATTATATATATACACAAAACATAAAAAAGTTTATCACACAGAAAAAGAAAAAGGAGATGGTATAATAGAAGGTCTTATTTTTTATGAAATTTTGCCAGAAGAAGCGCTAGAAGATACAAAAATTGATCATTCAGATGATTTTTTCATCAAAAAGGAAATAGAAAGTATTGCGCATGAAGATACTGATGAAAAAATAGCATTAATTAAAGAAGGATATTTAAAAGCTATTGAAGCATTAAAGAAAAATATTACACCGCTTGGTTTTTCTGCATGTTCTATAAAAGATAATATACCAAATGGAACAGATGAAAATTATCATAGTGTTTGGGCTAGAGATGGTGCAATTACAGTAATTGGCTCGTTGTCTTTAATTGATGATGAAGAAATACATCAATGCCAAAGACAAACATTAATAACATTGCTAGAAAATATTTCTAGAAATGGTCAAATTCCTGCAAATGTAAGATTAAAAGATCAAGAGCCAGATTATTCTGGAGTTGGTGGAATTTGTTCTATAGATAGTGGTATTTGGGTAGTTATTGCTTTTTACGAATATGTAAATGTTACAAAAGATATTAAATTTTTAAGAAAATATATTGGCGATATTAAAGAAACAATGAGATGGTTAGGCGCACATGATAGTAATAATGATGCACTGTTAGAAATTCCGGAAGCTGGTGATTGGACAGATTTATTTGGTAGAAGTTACAATATTTTATATGATGAAATTCTTTGGTATAGATCTAACGTTTGTTTTGGGCGAATGTTAGAAATGTTAGGAAGCCATGAAGAAGCTGGAGAATATATTAGATGGTCTCAAGTAATTAAAAAAGAAATTGTACAAAACTTTTGGCCATCAACTCAACAAAAATTGTTTCAATCGGTTTCTTTTGCTGAAAAACAATTTACTTTAGGTGATACTTCTTATTTAATTGCACAAACTACACCTTTCGATTTTAGTTGGCGTTGTGATGTTCTAGGAAATGTTTTAGCCTTTTTACACGGTACAATTGATGCAGAAAAAGCACATCAAACATTTAGATTTATGTTAGGTGTTGGTGCAAACGATCCTTTTCCTGTTGCAAATGTGTATCCTGTTGTAAGTCCTGGAGATCCAGATTGGAAACCTTATTATACTGTAAATCTACTAAACCTGCCAAATCATTATCACAATGGAGGAATTTGGCCATTTGTTGGTGGTTTTTGGGTAAAATTCGTAAATAAATTAGGTTTTAGAGATGTAGCTATTGCAGAATTACACAAACTAGCTTTAATAAATAAAGAAGGAATTTCAGAAGAATGGGAATTTACAGAATGGGCACATGGAGTTACAGGTAAACCAATGGGTAAAGCGTATCAAGCTTGGTCTGCAGCTCAATATATTTCGGCTTATAATGATTTAAAAATAACAAAAACAAAAAAGTAAAACTAAAATTAAAAAGTAAAACTAAAAAATAAAACGATGAAATCAATTTTAATGATCTCTTTACATGGATATGTAGGTGCACATGCAGAATTAGGAAAACCAGATACCGGTGGTCAAGTAGTATATGTTTTAGAATTAGCAGAAAGATTTAGCAGGCTTGGTAAAAGAGTAGATTTAGTTACACGTCAGTTCGAAGATCAACCAGAATATGATGAAGTAAATGAGAATTATAATGTTTGGAGAATTCCTTTTGGTGGAAAAAAATTCATCAGAAAAGAAGACATGCATGACCATTTAAAAAAGTTTGTAACCAATACATTAGCAGCAATTAAAAAAGAAAATAAAAAATATGATGTAGTTTATTCTCATTATTGGGATGCAGGTTGGGCTGGACAAAAAATTGCAGAAGAGTTAGGTATTTGTCACGTTCATACACCGCATTCTTTAGGTTGGTGGAAACAGCATTCTATGGGAAGTGATATGGATGAAAAGGAAATGGAAAAAACGTATCGATTTAAAGAGCGTATTAGAAAAGAATATTTTGTATATCAGATGTGTAATTATGTAATTGCAACAACGCTTCCACAAGTAGAATTACTAATTGAACAGTATGATGTTCTTTCTAAAAATTGTAGTATGATTCCTCCTGGAATTGATGAAAATAGATTTTTTCCTGTGCCATCAAAAGAAAATGATAAGATTCGATTAAAATACGATATAAAACCTACAGATATTTTAGCTTTAGGAAGAATGGCACATAATAAAGGGTACGATTTGTTAATAAATGCATTGCCAACTGTTTTTAATTTATGTCCGGAAGCAAGATTAGTGGCTTGTATTGGTGGAGATTCTCAACAAGATAAAGACGGAATAGAAAAATTAAAAGAACTAGCATCAGAACTAGGGGTAATGGATAAAATTAAATGGAAAACGTATATAGAAGATGAAGATTTAGCAAATGTTTATAGGTCTGCAAGTGTTTTTGCAATGCCTTCTAGGTATGAACCTTTTGGTATGGTTGCTATTGAAGCTATGGCTTGTGGAACGCCAAGTGTAATAACAGTTCATGGAGGTTTATGCGATTTAATTGATTTTGGAAATCAAGGTTTATTTGCAGATCCACACAGACCAGCAGAATTTGGTGCAATGATGGCAATGCCACTTTTGTATCCAAAATTAAGAAACGAAATGTCTGTTGAAGGCGCACGTTTTGCTCGCCGTAATTTTGGTTGGACTGGTATTGCTAAAAGGATGTTGTCTATTTTTAGTAGTTCTATAAATCAGCAAACAATGGAATCTAATATTTATTAGTAAAATAAAAAGTAAGTTTTTATAATTTAAAAAATTCTGATTTTTATCGGAACCTAAATTTATAGTAATATATGTCTAAAATTGTATGTTTTGGTGAAGTTCTGTGGGATGTTTTTCCTACACATAAAAAAATAGGAGGAGCACCTTTAAATGTTGCCATCCGTTTAAAATCTTTTAAAAATGACGTTGCAATGATTAGTGCCATTGGTAAAGACGAATTTGGAAATTTGATTTTAGATTATTTACAAGAACACCAAATAAATAAAGAATATATTCAGGTTTTAAATGATTTTGAAACCGGTTCTGTTACCGTTAAACTAAATGATAAAGGTGCAGCTTCTTATAAAATTGAACATCCAAAAGCTTGGGATAAAATACAATTTACAAAATCAGCATCAGATGTTGTACAACAATCTGATGCTTTTGTTTTTGGTAGCTTGATTACTAGAGATGAGGTTTCTAAAAATACACTTTATCAATTATTAGAATTTGCAAATTATAAAGTTTTTGATGTTAATTTACGCAAACCTTTTTATGATAAAATTGTTTTAGTTGAATTGATGCAGAAAGCAGATTTTATCAAATTTAATGATGAAGAATTGTATGAAATTGCAGCATTTTTAGGTTCTAAGTTTAATAATTTAGAGCAAAATATGCACTTTATATCAGAAAAAACAAAAACGAAACATATTTGTGTTACCAAAGGTGAACATGGAGCTGTTTTATTATATGATAATAAATTGTTTTACAATAGTGGTTACAAAATTAAAGTTGCAGATACTGTTGGTTCTGGAGATTCTTTTTTAGGTTCTTTAATTAGTAAGTTAATCAATGGCAAAAATCCACAGAAATCCATAGATTTTGCTTGTGCGGTTGGTGCTTTAGTAGCACAGAATGAAGGCGCAAATCCTGTAATATCAGAAAAAGAAATATTAGATTTTAGTTGTTTATAAGTTTATGTTTTTTTTGATTTTAATGGTTATTTAGTTAACAAATTAGAGGATTTTTATTAAATCTTGTTTCCCAATTATTGCCATAATTTCAACAATATTATCATTTATTTTGTAATAAATACTATCTGAACCACAAACACAACGTCTATATCCAATTTTTATATAATCTACAGATTCAAAAGAAAATGGATTTTTAGTTATTGTATCAAAATTTTCAAAGAAAGAGTCGAAATATTTATCAGCCTGATTCGTTCCGAATTTTTCAATACCATATCTATGAATCCTTATTAAATCTTCTTTGGCTAAATTACTTAACTTATAATCAGCCACTAAATCAACGACTTAGATTCTGCTAATATTTGTTCTTTGCTTAAATTCGTAAATCCGCTATTTTCTGCTTTTTCCAATTTAGCACTTATCCAATCAATTTGTCTTTGTTGTTTTCTAGCTTGTCTAATTAAATCGTTTACTAATTCACTTTTAGTTGAATACTCTTTTTTATCAACTTGTTTTTTTAACCATTCGTCATTTGGTTGAGTGAATGAAATACTTTGCCTTGCCATAATATTTTATTTTGGTGCTAATTTACACCATAAGTGTTAGTTTAGCAAATTAATTTTTAATCTAAGTTTGTTCATTTTTTATAGTTGCAACGTATTTGTATTTTGAAAATTACGTTTTTATGAACAAGGAATTTCCTTTGAAAATTCAAAAGTTTTCAAAAATGAAATAAATTTTTAATTTAGCTATATATTGTAATTCTTACTATATAGTGTTAGCTGTAGCTTTTACCTTTTTTATTAAATTTTTCTATACTTTTTATTGTATGTTTATTTATTAAAAAACTAATTTATAATTCAGTATCTCTTTTTGAATTTGTTTGTTCTCTTTCTTTGTAATAAGAGTACACATTATCTAAGTCCCAATTATTTCCTGCTAGCATTTCAGTATAAAGAAAATCGTCATCGATACTTTTAAAGGTGTTATAATTTAGTTCTCTTTTGTTTTCTAAAAATAAATCTTTGAATGAATTTATACGATCTTTTAATCCTATAATATTA
Protein-coding sequences here:
- a CDS encoding TonB-dependent siderophore receptor; translation: MFLNKGIIIVLTLFAVASFCQEKKKDSARITVLDEVVVTGQYNPASIKKSVHNVTVIKREQIESQAANNLADLLNFNLNLTIIPSSQTGKSTISFFGLDSQYFNILADNIPIVSDNGLGNNIDLTQINLEDIERIEIVEGAMGVEYGANAVSGVINIITKKNIDTKWRINTSIQEETISNEYALFNKGRHIQTFNVANNINKNWFARIGVNRNDFKGFYNEKQGGNYYKNDGLRGFDWLPKQQFSTTGLLQYQRENFKLFYKFEYFNELLNYYDASVRANINTQAQTSNPSATDKIFTTNRFVNNINLSGKLNTGAVYNASFSFQEQKRNLNEFNLFILSKERSNETDEVYQSSKVFFSKGSINNFVKSDFFNIQLGYETRFISGFDTQASGDVTQQDKTQSQDNYAVYGSSEFTISDAFLVRHGIRYEYNSLFKSKILASISARYLMKKGFELRANIGTSYRTPNFEELYYYFVDSNHDLRGNENLNPENGFTSFINLKKYSYLDDYSVLNTIKISYLNVADKIDLAIVNPTPLQYQYINIDAYKLWGISSENSIKKDNWTFNFGATLQGISRILNNEVNAENNYLYSFQLNTRASYNIKKWQTTVTLLLKHNGSQQDYIASETDADGNSIFSKSTTSAYNWLDASIKKSFFKNKIQATLGGRNLFDVTNVNVSNSGAGGTHASNNNSLLLGYGRSYYLKLLYNLNF
- a CDS encoding HmuY family protein; the protein is MTNKFLTFILCSAVFSFTSCSSDDSPIEPIKVVIEGASISPEVGGPNEPNQVYIDLSTNTTNAVKRDSWDLGFYAGSEYRVTLNGSLYMAAGQLSETDIDVVISTSAEVQELQPKVAVGTFDAANTTYVDSPDGTITATAIAEISATDANNKVYLLNLGDEIGTETPATGSVDISDDSRGWKKIRILKSGNDYVLQYADLDATTHKEITISKSATHSFTFFSFNTESEVIVAPEKTKWDLNFTVFTNEISGYGSYGYSDYVTNNTKAEVKVYMIDTDVDAFTYDSFSLLDVNNTNFTNDQRSIGSSWRNGGGPGSLPSLKENVFYIVKDTDGNLYKLKFLALTNADGERGHPEFVYSLLQ
- a CDS encoding YdeI family protein, which produces MKEIEVFYFKNDIEWRNWLSKNHEFSKGVYLIFYKIENKEESMRWEEAVKVALCFGWIDATVKSLGDGKRRQYFCPRKQKSVWSAVNKKHIKNLIADNLMHQKGLEIIEIAKQNGSWFALDVVEKGIIPNDLQAEFNKNKTAFINFKNFAPSYRKSYLYWIHQAKRETTRKNRIIEIIRLCNANIKTRNN
- a CDS encoding HAD-IIB family hydrolase, whose translation is MTLKSLITENRIKLLSFDIDNTLIDFHTYKSNFKKIWEKYQDQNEVILTYNTGRLIDDVLHLIEKGVLPEPDYIISGVGTHIYNFKKGAVEKEFNDVLDDGWNLESVENIVQRIEHPISDQPSKFQHSYKRSYFFHDASTELIESIEQDFVDADMDVNIVYSGNKFLDVLPKWANKGNALQWLLRMLGLKSNQVLVAGDSGNDSAMFDLKDVFGIVVANAHDELYIYTKHKKVYHTEKEKGDGIIEGLIFYEILPEEALEDTKIDHSDDFFIKKEIESIAHEDTDEKIALIKEGYLKAIEALKKNITPLGFSACSIKDNIPNGTDENYHSVWARDGAITVIGSLSLIDDEEIHQCQRQTLITLLENISRNGQIPANVRLKDQEPDYSGVGGICSIDSGIWVVIAFYEYVNVTKDIKFLRKYIGDIKETMRWLGAHDSNNDALLEIPEAGDWTDLFGRSYNILYDEILWYRSNVCFGRMLEMLGSHEEAGEYIRWSQVIKKEIVQNFWPSTQQKLFQSVSFAEKQFTLGDTSYLIAQTTPFDFSWRCDVLGNVLAFLHGTIDAEKAHQTFRFMLGVGANDPFPVANVYPVVSPGDPDWKPYYTVNLLNLPNHYHNGGIWPFVGGFWVKFVNKLGFRDVAIAELHKLALINKEGISEEWEFTEWAHGVTGKPMGKAYQAWSAAQYISAYNDLKITKTKK
- a CDS encoding glycosyltransferase encodes the protein MKSILMISLHGYVGAHAELGKPDTGGQVVYVLELAERFSRLGKRVDLVTRQFEDQPEYDEVNENYNVWRIPFGGKKFIRKEDMHDHLKKFVTNTLAAIKKENKKYDVVYSHYWDAGWAGQKIAEELGICHVHTPHSLGWWKQHSMGSDMDEKEMEKTYRFKERIRKEYFVYQMCNYVIATTLPQVELLIEQYDVLSKNCSMIPPGIDENRFFPVPSKENDKIRLKYDIKPTDILALGRMAHNKGYDLLINALPTVFNLCPEARLVACIGGDSQQDKDGIEKLKELASELGVMDKIKWKTYIEDEDLANVYRSASVFAMPSRYEPFGMVAIEAMACGTPSVITVHGGLCDLIDFGNQGLFADPHRPAEFGAMMAMPLLYPKLRNEMSVEGARFARRNFGWTGIAKRMLSIFSSSINQQTMESNIY
- a CDS encoding carbohydrate kinase family protein, with amino-acid sequence MSKIVCFGEVLWDVFPTHKKIGGAPLNVAIRLKSFKNDVAMISAIGKDEFGNLILDYLQEHQINKEYIQVLNDFETGSVTVKLNDKGAASYKIEHPKAWDKIQFTKSASDVVQQSDAFVFGSLITRDEVSKNTLYQLLEFANYKVFDVNLRKPFYDKIVLVELMQKADFIKFNDEELYEIAAFLGSKFNNLEQNMHFISEKTKTKHICVTKGEHGAVLLYDNKLFYNSGYKIKVADTVGSGDSFLGSLISKLINGKNPQKSIDFACAVGALVAQNEGANPVISEKEILDFSCL
- a CDS encoding type II toxin-antitoxin system RelE/ParE family toxin is translated as MADYKLSNLAKEDLIRIHRYGIEKFGTNQADKYFDSFFENFDTITKNPFSFESVDYIKIGYRRCVCGSDSIYYKINDNIVEIMAIIGKQDLIKIL
- a CDS encoding CopG family transcriptional regulator, encoding MARQSISFTQPNDEWLKKQVDKKEYSTKSELVNDLIRQARKQQRQIDWISAKLEKAENSGFTNLSKEQILAESKSLI